In Paralcaligenes sp. KSB-10, the following are encoded in one genomic region:
- the def gene encoding peptide deformylase, producing the protein MLREILKMGDPRLLRIAQPVVDFNSAGLDALIADMFDTMRDAGGVGLAAPQIGVDLQLVIFGFDASDRYPDAPPVPQTILCNPVITPLSDEQEDGWEGCLSVPGLRAAVPRYRHIRYSGFDPQGKPLERTAEGFHARVVQHECDHLIGRLYPSRIKDFSQFGYTEILFPDLDPAADD; encoded by the coding sequence GTGTTACGTGAAATACTCAAGATGGGCGATCCCCGGCTGCTGCGCATTGCCCAGCCGGTGGTCGATTTCAACAGCGCCGGGCTGGACGCATTGATCGCCGATATGTTCGACACCATGCGCGATGCGGGCGGCGTAGGCCTGGCAGCGCCGCAAATAGGAGTCGATCTGCAACTGGTCATTTTTGGCTTCGATGCCAGCGACCGCTATCCGGACGCGCCTCCCGTGCCGCAAACCATCCTCTGCAATCCCGTCATTACTCCGCTGTCGGATGAACAGGAAGACGGCTGGGAGGGTTGCCTGTCGGTGCCGGGCCTGCGCGCTGCGGTGCCCCGCTACCGGCATATCCGCTACTCGGGTTTCGACCCGCAAGGCAAGCCGCTGGAACGCACGGCGGAAGGTTTCCACGCACGCGTCGTCCAGCATGAATGCGATCATCTGATCGGACGCCTGTACCCATCGCGAATCAAGGATTTTTCGCAGTTCGGCTATACCGAGATACTGTTTCCGGATCTCGATCCCGCCGCCGACGACTGA
- a CDS encoding EcsC family protein has translation MDTLTAQETDDLRKAVRLLEEPGLGIKIANYVGKPLALGVDRLPRNWQRKIGEYTKKSLLRVTDAAIFTMDARKIQKASWDSSHKIAATLAGAAGGVLGLAGLAVELPLSTTVMLRSIADIARSEGEDLSRPESRLACIEVFALGGRSKDDDAAESAYFMVRTGLSQALAAAADYVAAAKAGELAGKAAAAPLVGQFIEKVASRFSGQVADKVLAQAIPVLGALMGGGVNYIFIDHFQDMARGHFIVRRLEQRYGKAFVQAQYQEIFAEILARQRGR, from the coding sequence ATGGATACACTCACGGCTCAGGAAACGGATGACTTGCGCAAGGCGGTGCGCCTGCTGGAAGAGCCTGGCCTGGGGATAAAGATTGCCAATTATGTCGGCAAGCCGCTGGCCCTGGGGGTCGACAGGCTGCCCCGCAATTGGCAACGAAAAATAGGCGAATATACAAAAAAATCCCTGCTCAGGGTTACGGACGCCGCCATTTTCACGATGGATGCGCGGAAAATACAAAAGGCATCGTGGGACTCGTCGCACAAAATAGCGGCGACGCTGGCTGGTGCGGCGGGGGGCGTGCTGGGCCTGGCGGGCCTGGCTGTGGAACTGCCTCTTTCGACGACCGTTATGTTGCGTTCGATTGCCGATATTGCCCGCAGCGAAGGGGAGGATCTATCCCGCCCTGAAAGCCGGCTGGCTTGTATCGAGGTTTTCGCGCTGGGCGGCAGGTCCAAAGACGATGACGCGGCCGAATCCGCCTATTTTATGGTCAGGACCGGCTTGAGCCAGGCCCTGGCGGCGGCCGCCGATTATGTGGCCGCGGCTAAAGCCGGCGAACTCGCGGGCAAGGCCGCCGCGGCGCCGCTGGTAGGTCAATTCATTGAAAAAGTCGCCAGCCGTTTTTCCGGGCAAGTGGCGGACAAGGTATTGGCGCAGGCCATTCCTGTGCTGGGGGCTTTGATGGGAGGTGGCGTAAATTATATTTTCATCGACCACTTCCAGGATATGGCCCGAGGCCATTTCATTGTCCGGCGACTTGAGCAGCGCTACGGGAAAGCGTTTGTCCAGGCGCAATATCAAGAGATATTCGCCGAGATTCTGGCTCGGCAACGTGGGCGTTAG